The stretch of DNA CGACTTTCCGGCGTCGCGCAGCGACTTCTTCCGGGAAGTACTCCTCGGTCAGGTCGATCGTTCGCTCGGCCAGTCGGTGGCGCGCGGCGGCGGCCTCCTCGCTGTCGGCCGCCCGAGCCTGGAGCGCGGCGTAGCGTCGCCGAAGCTCGTCGACGGCCATCTCGCTGTCGACACCGCGGTCGCCCGCGTACTGCTGAACGTTGCTGAGTTCCATATCCACACTTCGCTGTCAGTGGGGATAACTGTTGCGTGCGGAAGGACAGAAGGTAGCACGGGTCTCAGAGCGGGAACCGTGCGATCGTCTCGTGCACCGCGCCGTCGTCGCCGAGGATCGAACGCTTCAGCCGGAGCTCTTCGGCGGTAAAGCGGCCGACTGTGGGGTCGGTGTTCCGGAGGCGGTCCTGCACGAGCTCTTTCCCGCGGACGTCGTTCATCCGGGCGAGCGTGACGTGCGGCGTGAAGGGATTGTCCGCCGCGTCGAACCCCCGGTCGGTGGTCTCCCTTTCGAGTGCGGCCGCGAGCGCTTTGAGGTCGGCCGCGCCGTCGCGGACGCCGGCCCAGACCACCGAGATGTACTCCGCGGAGGGGAACGCGCCGAGGCCGCCCACCTCCACCTCGAACGGCGAGAGGTCGGCCGCGTCGACTGCCGCCGCACCGGCGGCTTTCGCGTCGGCGACGGTCGGTTCGTCGTCGGCCGCGTCGTCCTCGGCCGCGGTGTCGCCGAGGAACTTCATCGTCAGGTGTGCCTGTATGGGGTCGGTGAAGCTGAGCCCGTCGGCGGCGGCGAGATCGCCCTGCAGCGCGGTGAACGGCGCCCGAAGGTTGTCGGGCAGGTCGATCGCGAAGAACAGGCGCATACCGGGGTGGCAGGTCCCGGCGACGACTAAGCGTTGGGGCTGGACGCGTAACCCTTACCCCCGACGACCCCGAACTTCGGGTAATGAGTGATAACCCCCGTGAGGACCGCGATCACCAGTTCTCGGAGGGTCAGGGACTCCCCGACGAGTTCGAGGAGTTCGACATCGACCCGCCCGAACTGAAAGTCGATCCCGGCGAGGTCGACCCCGTCGACACCCGCGTGCTCGCGGACCTGCTCGACGAGCGCAACATCGCGAAAGACGAGGTCGACGTCGACCAGCTCATCGACGTGGGCGTCTCCTACACGAAGATCAACCGCTTCGAGGAGGCGACCGAGACGTTCGATCGCGCCGCGCAGTACGCCGAGGACCCCCACACGGAGCAGGAGGCCTGGGTCAACAAGGGCGCCGCCCACGCCGAACTGGAGGAGTACGACGAGGCCATCGGCGCGTACAAGGAGGCGATCGACATCGACGACGACTCCGAGCACGCCGCCACCGCCGAGACGAACCTCGCCTACGCGCTCTGGGAGTTCGGCCAGAGCGAGGAGGCGCTGCGCCACGCCGAGAACGCGGTGGAGATCGACCCCCGCTTCGCGCAGGCGTGGTACAACCGCGGCTTCTTCATGCTCGAACGCGGGCTCGCCGAGGACGCCGTCGACTGCTTCGAGAACGCTCAGCGCCTCGGGATGAGCAACGCCGAGGTGCTGGAGGAGAAGGTCCGCGCGCTCGAGGAAGTGGGCCGCGAGGAGGAGGCCGAAGAGGTCCGCCAGCGCGCCGAGGAGATGCGCGAGGAGGCCGAGCAGCAGATGGTCGAAGAGTTCTGATGCTCCTTCGCGAACGCGAGACCGAACGCGGGCTGCTCGTCTCCGTCTGTGACCCCGACCTCGTCGGGGAGACGTTCGAGGACGGGGAGATCTCGCTGACGGTCGAGGAGTCGTTCTACGCCGGCGAGGACGCCGTCGAGGCCGACGCCGACGCCGTGATCGAGGGGCTGCGCCGGGCCTCGGTCGCGAACCTCGTCGGCGAGGAGTCGGTCGGCGTCGCCGTCGAGGCCGGGATCATCGACGAGGCGACGGTGCTGGAGGTCGGGGAGACCCGGCACGCGCAGTTGTTGCAGATCTAGGGGTCGATTTCTCGGGAACGCTCGCTTCGGGACCGTTTGCCGCCGCTCGCTTCGCTCGCGACGTTTCCACCCTGCCACCGCGGCTCGCGGGTCACTTCGTTCCCCGCTCGCGTTTCGGGGTGGTTTTCCGCTCGCTCAATACCCTCGCTCGCGTTTCCCCACCCCGCTACCGAAGCCCCCTTGCACCTCCAGCCCCAGTTATCACCCAATGGCTACCCACGATTCGCCGGCGCTCGACGTCGACGCCATCCGCGAGGATTTCCCCATCCTCGACCGGAAAGTCGGCGGCGACGTGACCGTTCCCGGCCCCGACGAGAACGACGACACGCCGCTGTACTACCTCGACAACGCCGCGACGAGCCACACGCCGAAGCAGGTCGTCGAGGCGATGACGGAGTTCTACTACGAGTACAACTCCAACGTCCACCGCGGCATCCACAGCCTGAGTCAGGAGGCCTCCGTGGCCTACGAGGAGGCCCACGATCGCGCGGCCGAGTTCGTCGGCGCCGACGGCCGCGAGGAGATCGTGTTCACCAAGAACACGACCGAGGCGTTCAACCTCGTCGCCTACACGTGGGGGCTGACCGAACTCGAACCCGGCGAGAACGTCGTCACCACGCAGATGGAGCACCACGCCTCCCTCGTCACGTGGCAGCAGCTCTGTGAGAAGCAGGGCGCGGAGATCCGCTACGTCGAGATCGACGACGACGGCCGGCTGGACATGGACGACCTCCGGGAGAAGGTCGACGACGACACCGCGATGGTCAGCACGGTCCACGTCTCGAACACGCTCGGGACGATCAACCCTGTCTCCGAGATCACCGACATCGCCCACGAGCACGGCGCGCTCTCGTTCATCGACGGCGCGCAGGCCGTCCCCACCCGTCCCGTGGACGTGGGCGCGATCGACGCCGACTTCTACGCCTTCTCGGGCCACAAGATGCTCGGCCCGACGGGGATCGGCGTGCTGTACGGCAAGGAACACCTCCTCGAAGAGCTCCCGCCGTTCCTCGTCGGCGGCGCGATGATCCGCCGCGTGGAGTTCGGCGGGTCGACGTGGGAGGATCTCCCTTGGAAGTTCGAGGCGGGCACCCCGCCGATCGCCGAGGCCGTCGGGCTCACCGCCGCGATCGACTACCTCGAGGACGTGGGGATGGACGCGATCGAGCGCCACGAGTCCGAACTCGCGGCGTACGCCTACGACCGGCTGAGCGAGTTCGACGACGTCGAGATCTACGGCCCGCGCGAGGAGCGCGGCGGGCTCGTGGGGTTCAACCTCGAGGGCGTCCACGCCCACGACCTCTCCTCGATCCTCGACGACCACGGCGTCGCGGTCCGCGCGGGCGACCACTGCACCCAACCGCTGCACGACGTACTGGGCGTCCCCGCCTCCACGCGTGCCTCGTTCTATCTCTACAACCGCAAGGAGGAGATCGACGAGCTGATCGACGCCGTCGACACGGCGCGGGAGCTGTTCGCGTAGTCGACGCTGAGACTGGGGCGGTGGCGCGAATGCGGAGCGCGCTCCGTCGCGCGACGGGCGCGAGGGACGACTGACCGAACGAACGTGAGGGAGGGAGTCGGCTGGGGAGGCACGTGGGCTGTGCGGGGCGGTTGCGGTCGCAAGTGGTCTACGGACGAGACGCTGTTGCTGTCGCCGTTCGCGGTCGAAACCGCTCTACAGTGACGTTTACACTCTGCCACACCCCGTTGGCAATCCCGGTATTCGACCACGAACCCCGGAACCCTTTTCCCCGAAAACCGTCTGTTTCGAGCCATGAGTGGCTCGGACATGTACCGCCAGCAGATCCTCGACCACTACAAGAACCCCCGGAACTACGGGGAGATGCCCGACCCGGACTTCTCCCACGTCGGGGAGAACCCCTCCTGTGGGGACACCATCCAGGTCGACGTGAAGCTGGCCGACGACGACGAGACGATCGAGGCGGTCTCCTTCAGCGGCGACGGCTGTGCGATCTCACAAGCCGCGGCGTCGCTGTTGACCCAGGAGCTCCCGGGTACGAGCATCGAGGAACTCCACGAGATGGACACCGACGACATCGTCGACCTCCTCGGCGTCGACATCTCGCCGATGCGGATCAAGTGCGCCGTGCTCGCCCGGCAGGTCGCCCAGGACGGCGCGAAGCTCTACCGCGGCGAGATCGAGGAGAAGGACCGGACGATCACCGAGGAGTAGCCAGTTCTTCGAACTGATACTCGAACGTGACAGAAACTAAACGTATACAAACCGCCGAACGGGGGGCCGATCCCCGCCGAGAATGGCGGTACGTTTTTGAAACGCCGTCTCATTCCCGATAACGAATGGCCTCGGACGAGATCATCGAGGTGCTCGGGAACAAGTACAACCCGGAGATCCTCGAAGCGGCGGACGAGCCAAAGTCCGCTCAGGAGCTCTCCGACCAACTGGACGTCCCGATCGCGACCTGCTACCGCCGGATCGAGGAGCTGACGGAGGCGGACCTGCTCGAACTCCACGACCGGCCGCTCTCGGAGGAACACCGGCGGATCAAGGTGTACCGCCGCTGTGTCGACGAGATATCGATCGACTTCCGGGACGGGCTGAGCGTCGAACTCGAACAGCGCTCGGACGTGACCAACAAGCTCGACGAAGTCTGGCGCCGGATGTCCCAGAGCTAGAACTGCGGCCGCTCCTCGTTACCCATCATCGAGAAGCCACCAGCGCGCTCGTAGACGGTAATGCCCCCCTCGCCGATCTCCATCGGGAAGATGTCGGTGTTGATGTCCTGTTTGCGCATCTTCGCGACCCAGACGTAGCGGTTGACGCCGTTGTCCGTCGGCGTCTGGATGAAGTAGATGTTCCCGTCGGTGAGGAAGTTCTCCAGCCCGATCTCGGTCTCGGGGAACACCGCGCCCTGCTCGTTGATCAGCAGCGAGGTGAGCCCGTTCTTCTTGAGGATGTCCGAGAACTTCAGCAGGTAGGTGCGGTTCTCCTTCTCGTCGTCGAAGAAGAGGCTGAACATCGTCAGCGAGTCAAGCACCAGCCGGTCGTACGTGGTGCCGGCGAAGTCCTGCAGCAGGCGGTCGATCGCGGTGTTGAAGTCCTCCTCCCGGAGCATCGTCGACTTGTCGTACACCTTGATGTCGCCGTTCTCGACCATCTCGCCCCAGTCCTCGAAGCCGACCGACTCCGCAGCCTGCCTGATGTCCTCGGCGTTCTCCTCGAAGGAGATGTAGATACCCTTCTCGTCGAACTCCTTCACCCCGGTATGGAGGTACTGGATGCCGAAGATGCTCTTGCCCGTACCGGGGTTGCCGCTGACCAGGACCGTCGAGTTCTCGACGATGCCGCCGTTGAGAATAGAGTCGAGACCGTCGACGCCGGTCTCGGTCACGTCGACCATGAGTACCGTGAGCTAGCGTCGTGGAGGGAATTAAGCCCACCGGGTCGCCACCGGGACGCGAGGGTGTCGCCGGCGCGAACTCGCGGCACTGGCCGACGATTTGACGACGGTAAAGTTAACTCAAAGCGGCCGGAGGGATAGGATCATGAGTGAGGGGGTCACCGAGTCAGGGGCGCGGAATCGATCGGACGACGCGGCGGACGTGCGGGTGTTGATCGTCGAGGACGAGCAGGACGTGGCGGAGCTCTACTCCAGCACCGTCGGGGCCGAGGGGTACGACGTCGACGTCGCGAACAGCATCGGCGACGCGTCGTCGATGGTCGACGAGCGGTACGACATCGCGCTGCTCGACCGCCGGCTCCCCGACGGACACGGCGAGGACCTGCTCGCGGAGATCCGCGACCGGGAGCTCGACGTCCGGATCGGGATGGTGACCGCCGTCGAGCCCGACTTCGACATCGTGGAGATGGGGTTCGACCTCTACGTGCTCAAGCCGCTCTCCCAGAACGACCTGCTCGCCGCCGTCGAGCGCCTCGAAACCCGGAGCCAGTACGACGACCGGCTCCAACGCACCGCGTCGCTGGCCTCCAAGCGAGCGACCCTCGAAGCCGAGAAACCCCGCGAGGCGCTCGAAGGAAGCGATGAGTACCAGAAACTGACCGCACGGCTCGACGAGCTCGACGACGAGCTCGACCGGATCACCGACCAGCTCGACACCGAGGACTACCGCAAGCTGTTCGAGGACATCGGCGCCTAGTCGCCGAGCTGCTCGCCGACGATCCGGTCTGCCTCTGTGAGGAACGCGTCCCGGTTCTCTCGGGGGATCGTCGCCCCCGCCGCCACGTCGTGACCGCCGCCGCCGCCGTCGACTGCCGCCGCCGCCTCGGACATCACGACCGAGAGGTCCAGCCCGTCACGGACGAGGAAGCCGCTGCCCCGCGCCGAGACTTTCAGTTCGTCCGCCGACTCCTGGGCAAAGGCGACGATCGGCTGATCCCGGCGGATCCCCGCCGCGCCCAGCGCCATCCCGGCGATGATGCCGACGATCGTCTCCCGGATGTGGCTGCCCGCGTCGAACCACTGGAGATGCTCTTCCTGTTCGACGCCCTCGGTTTTCACCCACTCCAGTCCCTCCGAGAGGTTCCGGCGGTGAGTTCGTAGCAGCCGGCGCGCTTCCTCCAGCGCTTCGTCGCGGTAGCCCAGACAGACCGCGAGCCCCACGTCCGCGCGCTCGTAGCGCGCGGTGGCGTTCAGCACCGTCGAGAACTCGCTCACGTCCCGGAGTTCGGTGCCGACCTCCTCGTCGGCGAGCGTGTACGTCGTCGTCGTGACGCCGTTGACGCGCTCGGGCGGCACGCCACGCGAGATGGCGTGTTTCATCAGCGCGCTCGCGACGGTCTGGCGCTCCTCGAAGGAGAGATCGACCCACCGCCGCCAGTCGCCGTCGACTTTCAGATCCACGTCGAGCTCGGAGAGAAAGCGGATCGACCCCTGCTCGTCGCCGGAGATTCCCGGAATCCGGAGCTCGCTGGCGTACTCGAGGAGTTTGGGCAGCGGCCGTGTCTGCCGACCGTACAGCGAGATGTCCGTCACTTCCTCGATCGCGCCCGCCTCGACGCCCTCGGCGACGATCCCCTCGTTCGCGCCGATGAGGCCGCCGTCGGTGTCCTGCATATCGCCCACGGCGCCGATCACGGCCAACGCCGCGAGATCGCGGTTGTCGACGCCCTCGGGCTCCATCGCGCGGGCGAGCACGTACGTCGCGCCGGCGCCAGACAGCTCCGACGCGCCGTCGATGTCGAACAGTAGGGGGTTGAGGTGGTGGTCGATCTCGGGGGGGCCCTCGCCGTCCTCCCCGGTCGCCGGCTGGTGGTGATCCGCGACCACGGCGTCGAACTCGCCCGCCTGCTGGTGGGTGACGATGTCGTCGAGTTGGCCGCTGCCGAAGTCGGTGAACAGCGCGACCTCGTGGTCTGTCGCCGCGATCCGGTCGATCCCGTCGGCGTCCAACTGCTTCTCGAAGGTGGTCTCGAAGGGGATCCCGGCCCGCTCCAGCCCGGTCGCGGCGATCGCCCCGCTAGTGAGCCCGTCGGCATCGATGTGGGAGGCCAGCACGACGGAGTCGGCAGCCAGCAGTCGGTCGGCGCAGACGGCCGCGCGCTCGGCCATCGCGGGGACGGGATCGCTCATCGCTCTGGTGGAACTGGACGCGGCTTGAGGTAAAAGCTCTCGCTTGCGAGGCCGCAAAAACTCCGCGAGCGAAGCGAGCGGCGGCAAACGCCCTCGGGGAGCGAACGGTGAACGGAGTGAGCCTGCGTTGCGGAGTCGGGAAACCGCCCCGAGCGTGGTGACCCGCTCAGCCGTCCGGGACGATCTCGGGTGAGCGAGGCGGTTCGGGGTCGTCGAGGCTCTGCCCGCCGCGCATGTACCCCACTCACTTCCTGCGGTTCTCCGCGGTCGTGACGTGGGTAAGGTGGTGCCCGCCGACGAACACGAACGCCGAGCCCCCCCAGCAGGCCCGCGAGAGGAAGAAGATCGCCACACTGGAGGGGGACCGGTCCGGGATCGAGCGCCAGCACGTAGCCGAACGGCACCAGCCCTTGGACGAACAGGCCGACGAGTCTCGGCTTCCGGGTGCCGACGCTGTCGAGCAGCTGTCCCGTCGGCGTCGCCATTACGAGGCGCGTGAACCGGTTGATCGAGAGGATCGCCCCCACCACGAACGAGGAGATGCCGAGCACCGTCCCCAGTGTCGGGAGGGTCGGGAACGCGACCCCGCCCCCGACGCCGCCGAAGAACACGCCGCCGATCACCGCCCCAACGACGCCGGGACGCTCGGCTCCTCGTCGTCGATCCCCGGCCTGGCGGGAGTGGTGAGCTATACGCGTTACCAGGCGTACGCCTCGCGGGGATCCGTCGCGTCGGCCGCACGGTCGAACACGTGCTCGCCGTCGACGAACACGTGCTGGGTGCGCGTATCGACGCGCCAGAACTCGCCGTCCCACACCGCCACGTCGGCGTCGGTGCCCGGTTCGAGCGTACCGACGCGGTCCTCGATGCCGAGGATCTCCGCGGCGTTGGTGGTCACGGCGTCGAGTGCAGCCTCCGCCGGGAACCCCTCGCGGACGGCCAGCCCGACACAGACGTCGAGGTGCTGCTGGGGCAGGATCGGCGCGTCGGTCTGGATCGCGACCTTCACGCCGGCGTCGTGGAGGATCCCCGGCGTCTCGAAGGTGATGTTGCGGAGCTCGTACTTCGAGGCGGAGGAGAACGAGGGGCCGACCACCGCGGGCACGTCGCGCTCGACGAACTCATCGGCCATCGTGTGCCCCTCGGTCGCGTGCTCGATCGAGAGGTCGTCGATGCCGAACTCGTCGGCGATCCGGAACACGGTCCGGATATCGTCGGCGCGGTGGGCGTGGACCCGCAGCGGGAGATCCCCAGTCAGGACCCGCGAGAGGTTCTCCATCCCGATGTCGCGCTCGAACGCCTCGTCCTCGTCGGTTTTCTCCTTGCGGTCGAGGTAGTCCTCGGCCGCGGTGAACTGCTCGCGGAGCGTCGCGGCGACGCCCGGCCGGGTCGAGGGCTGGCGCCCCTCGCGCTCGCCGTGGAACCGCTTGGGGTTCTCGCCCATCGCGGCCTTCATCCCGTCCTCCTTGATCAGCATTTCGTCGGCGCGGTCGCCGTAGGTCTTCATCGAGACGATCACGCCGCCGATGACGTTGCCCGACCCCATCCGGCTTGAGACGCTGGTGACGCCGTTCTGGAACGCGTGTTTGAGCTCCTCGTCGCGGGGGTGGAACCCGTCGAGCGCGTTCACGTGGGGCGTCGTCGCCGACGTGCCCTCGTTGAAGTCGCTGTCCTCGGGCTCGGCCCACTCGGCCATCCCGGCGTGGGAGTGGGCGTCGACGAGCCCGGGCGTGACGTGGGCGCCGTCGACGTCGATCTCCTCGGCTTCGGCAGGCACGTCGACGGCGTACCCCACGTCGACGATCTTCCCGTCTTCGATCAGCACGTCGCCTTCGATCGTCCCGCGCTCGGTCTGGGTGTGGACGATCCCGTTGCGGATAGCTCGCATACCCCCGAGTCGCTGCGAGGGGACAAATGGTTTCGGTTCGTAGCAGCCTGTGCCGCGGCGTCAGCTTCCCGTCCCCGAACGGTTCGCTATGCGACACCGCCACATGGTCGGAGTAGAATTAAGTAGGAAGCCGATAGAGGGTTTCACAGGTCGAACGATGCGCATCCCGACATCCCCCTCCATGCTCACAGCGTCCAATAGCTGTGAGTCTGGGTCTACCGGAGCGGACCGGTTCGGGTATGTCGGGATTATCGCACTCGTACGCCCGCAGGTTCGGTCCGGTCGGCTCGCAGCGTGAATCGGTTCACGGCGGCCCGGTCGGTGCGAACCTGCACTCTCCTGGAGCCGTCTGTTCACGTTGTGGGCCAACTCCCACGGGAGCTGGTCCCCCAGCACGTTCGAGTCGTGGTGGGAGCGTGCGATGAGCACCAAAACCCCCGAAGGGTCGGCGGTTCGCCGCCAGCCCGTCGGCGTGGCCTGTACAGTGAGCGTCCCACGGAACGCGGCCGGCGACCTCGAAGCCGGCGTGCGCGACCGCCTCAGCGGCGCCGACGGCGTCGACGCCGTCGAGACGGTCGACCTCGAAGGCATCCGGCCGGGGCTGAACGACCTGACGGTCACCGTTTCGGCGTCGTTGGTAGTTGACGATCCCGGCGACGCCGGCACGCGGTTGGAGGAGCGGTTCGGCGTCAGCGACGTGGAGGTGGAGTTGCGAACCGGGCCGCCTTAGCCAGCCACGGCGAGTGAGCGGTGACGACCTCCGTGTCGTCACCAACGAACTTGATGCCGTGGCTGTGCGTAACGAAGGCACGGCACGTGACCCGCGACAGCCTCCGTGCTGTCGCGACGGAACCAATGCCGTGCCTTTGACCAGCCACGGCAAGCGACCAGCCGTCGACGCCATGTCGACGGCTCGGAGCCTACGCCGTGGCTGTGTATAACCGAAAACGGCGCGCGACCCGCCGGCGTAGACGAGAGCGTCGCTCTCGTCTGCCAACCAGAACGCGTCGCGTTCTGGTGACGCCTCCGTGCGCCGGCGACGGAGCCAATGCCGTGCCTGTGTCTAGCGAAAAACGGCGGCCGCGGCGCGTCTGCCGTGGCCGTGTGTAGCCGAACGACTGTGAGCGACCACGGGCGACGGATCGGCCGTCGAGTCGCCCCAACTCTTCTTTGCTGCTCCGACTGCCCAGCGCCGCCGAGGAAGGGCAAGGTAGTTACCCGTTCCGCCCCCGACTCCGCCCATGAGCGTACTAGAGGACGCCCGCGCGGTCGACGCGGTCGGCGGGGTCTGTGACGCCTGTCTGGGCCGGGCCTTCGCCGACCGGAGCTTCGGCCTCACCAACCGCGAACGGGGGCGGGCGCTGCGGACCACCATCGGTCTCGCGGACGACGAGGAGCCGGCGTTCGTCGACGCGGCGGACTGCTGGGTCTGTGAAGGCTACTGCGACGAGTTCGACGACTGGGCCGAGCGCGCCGCAAGCGAGGTCGAGGACGTGGAGTTCGAGAGCTACCAAGTGGGCACTCGCCCGCCCGCGCTGATCGAGGAGAACGAGCGCATGCTCCGAGAGGACGCCGGCCTCGACGCCGACGCGGGCGAGGCGTTCAAAAGTGAGTTCAACCGCGAGGTGGGGAAACGCGTCGGCCGGCTCACCGACACCGAGGTCGACTTCGAGCGCCCCGACGTGCAGTTCCTGCTTGACCTCGCCGAGGACGAGGCCACCGCCGAGATCAACTCCGCCTTCGTCTACGGCCGCTACCGGAAGCTGA from Halolamina sediminis encodes:
- the thpR gene encoding RNA 2',3'-cyclic phosphodiesterase, with translation MRLFFAIDLPDNLRAPFTALQGDLAAADGLSFTDPIQAHLTMKFLGDTAAEDDAADDEPTVADAKAAGAAAVDAADLSPFEVEVGGLGAFPSAEYISVVWAGVRDGAADLKALAAALERETTDRGFDAADNPFTPHVTLARMNDVRGKELVQDRLRNTDPTVGRFTAEELRLKRSILGDDGAVHETIARFPL
- a CDS encoding tetratricopeptide repeat protein, yielding MSDNPREDRDHQFSEGQGLPDEFEEFDIDPPELKVDPGEVDPVDTRVLADLLDERNIAKDEVDVDQLIDVGVSYTKINRFEEATETFDRAAQYAEDPHTEQEAWVNKGAAHAELEEYDEAIGAYKEAIDIDDDSEHAATAETNLAYALWEFGQSEEALRHAENAVEIDPRFAQAWYNRGFFMLERGLAEDAVDCFENAQRLGMSNAEVLEEKVRALEEVGREEEAEEVRQRAEEMREEAEQQMVEEF
- a CDS encoding DUF424 domain-containing protein — translated: MLLRERETERGLLVSVCDPDLVGETFEDGEISLTVEESFYAGEDAVEADADAVIEGLRRASVANLVGEESVGVAVEAGIIDEATVLEVGETRHAQLLQI
- a CDS encoding aminotransferase class V-fold PLP-dependent enzyme → MATHDSPALDVDAIREDFPILDRKVGGDVTVPGPDENDDTPLYYLDNAATSHTPKQVVEAMTEFYYEYNSNVHRGIHSLSQEASVAYEEAHDRAAEFVGADGREEIVFTKNTTEAFNLVAYTWGLTELEPGENVVTTQMEHHASLVTWQQLCEKQGAEIRYVEIDDDGRLDMDDLREKVDDDTAMVSTVHVSNTLGTINPVSEITDIAHEHGALSFIDGAQAVPTRPVDVGAIDADFYAFSGHKMLGPTGIGVLYGKEHLLEELPPFLVGGAMIRRVEFGGSTWEDLPWKFEAGTPPIAEAVGLTAAIDYLEDVGMDAIERHESELAAYAYDRLSEFDDVEIYGPREERGGLVGFNLEGVHAHDLSSILDDHGVAVRAGDHCTQPLHDVLGVPASTRASFYLYNRKEEIDELIDAVDTARELFA
- a CDS encoding iron-sulfur cluster assembly scaffold protein; this encodes MSGSDMYRQQILDHYKNPRNYGEMPDPDFSHVGENPSCGDTIQVDVKLADDDETIEAVSFSGDGCAISQAAASLLTQELPGTSIEELHEMDTDDIVDLLGVDISPMRIKCAVLARQVAQDGAKLYRGEIEEKDRTITEE
- a CDS encoding ArsR/SmtB family transcription factor; translated protein: MASDEIIEVLGNKYNPEILEAADEPKSAQELSDQLDVPIATCYRRIEELTEADLLELHDRPLSEEHRRIKVYRRCVDEISIDFRDGLSVELEQRSDVTNKLDEVWRRMSQS
- a CDS encoding RAD55 family ATPase: MVDVTETGVDGLDSILNGGIVENSTVLVSGNPGTGKSIFGIQYLHTGVKEFDEKGIYISFEENAEDIRQAAESVGFEDWGEMVENGDIKVYDKSTMLREEDFNTAIDRLLQDFAGTTYDRLVLDSLTMFSLFFDDEKENRTYLLKFSDILKKNGLTSLLINEQGAVFPETEIGLENFLTDGNIYFIQTPTDNGVNRYVWVAKMRKQDINTDIFPMEIGEGGITVYERAGGFSMMGNEERPQF
- a CDS encoding HalX domain-containing protein; protein product: MSEGVTESGARNRSDDAADVRVLIVEDEQDVAELYSSTVGAEGYDVDVANSIGDASSMVDERYDIALLDRRLPDGHGEDLLAEIRDRELDVRIGMVTAVEPDFDIVEMGFDLYVLKPLSQNDLLAAVERLETRSQYDDRLQRTASLASKRATLEAEKPREALEGSDEYQKLTARLDELDDELDRITDQLDTEDYRKLFEDIGA
- a CDS encoding DHHA1 domain-containing protein; this encodes MSDPVPAMAERAAVCADRLLAADSVVLASHIDADGLTSGAIAATGLERAGIPFETTFEKQLDADGIDRIAATDHEVALFTDFGSGQLDDIVTHQQAGEFDAVVADHHQPATGEDGEGPPEIDHHLNPLLFDIDGASELSGAGATYVLARAMEPEGVDNRDLAALAVIGAVGDMQDTDGGLIGANEGIVAEGVEAGAIEEVTDISLYGRQTRPLPKLLEYASELRIPGISGDEQGSIRFLSELDVDLKVDGDWRRWVDLSFEERQTVASALMKHAISRGVPPERVNGVTTTTYTLADEEVGTELRDVSEFSTVLNATARYERADVGLAVCLGYRDEALEEARRLLRTHRRNLSEGLEWVKTEGVEQEEHLQWFDAGSHIRETIVGIIAGMALGAAGIRRDQPIVAFAQESADELKVSARGSGFLVRDGLDLSVVMSEAAAAVDGGGGGHDVAAGATIPRENRDAFLTEADRIVGEQLGD
- a CDS encoding amidohydrolase, giving the protein MRAIRNGIVHTQTERGTIEGDVLIEDGKIVDVGYAVDVPAEAEEIDVDGAHVTPGLVDAHSHAGMAEWAEPEDSDFNEGTSATTPHVNALDGFHPRDEELKHAFQNGVTSVSSRMGSGNVIGGVIVSMKTYGDRADEMLIKEDGMKAAMGENPKRFHGEREGRQPSTRPGVAATLREQFTAAEDYLDRKEKTDEDEAFERDIGMENLSRVLTGDLPLRVHAHRADDIRTVFRIADEFGIDDLSIEHATEGHTMADEFVERDVPAVVGPSFSSASKYELRNITFETPGILHDAGVKVAIQTDAPILPQQHLDVCVGLAVREGFPAEAALDAVTTNAAEILGIEDRVGTLEPGTDADVAVWDGEFWRVDTRTQHVFVDGEHVFDRAADATDPREAYAW